The following proteins are co-located in the Dromiciops gliroides isolate mDroGli1 chromosome 2, mDroGli1.pri, whole genome shotgun sequence genome:
- the OSGIN1 gene encoding oxidative stress-induced growth inhibitor 1 codes for MCFVWKEPLPVIIIGNGPSGICLSYLLSGYTPYVKADAVHPHPILQKKLTEKPHVSILDQDLAYLSEGLEGRSQSPVALLFDALLRPDTDFGGSAESVLTWENQAEQTIPHLVLGRNLPGGAWHSIEGSMVTLSQGEWMGLPDLQFKDWMRRKHRGLRDSRATAGDIAHYYQDYVVKKGLSRNFFCGSVVTAVDIGNSESEENRSQQDGSPLFMVSGFMTTEDGSQQPFSLRARNVVLATGTSDSPGRLDIVGEDLPYVHHELSALEEAMKTGAVTPASDPVLIVGAGLSAADAVLYARHYHLPVIHAFRRPVDDPGLIFNQLPKKMYPEYQQVHQMMQEKSILSSSTSRGYLSLPKHQPLLFQEDRQAVFRDQNGEHKLFRVSLVLVLIGSYPDLSFLAHGGSDLTVDPDQPLNPKRNPIEVDPFTYQSTRQRGLYAIGPLVGDNFVRFVQGGALAVASSLLKENRKPP; via the exons GCAATGGGCCTTCAGGAATCTGTCTGTCCTACCTACTCTCTGGCTATACACCTTATGTGAAAGCTGATGCTGTTCATCCACACCCCATCCTGCAGAAGAAGCTGACTGAGAAGCCACATGTCTCCATCCTGGACCAG GACCTAGCCTATCTGTCAGAGGGCTTGGAGGGCAGAAGTCAAAGCCCTGTGGCACTACTTTTCGATGCTCTCCTGCGCCCAGACACAGATTTTGGAGGAAGTGCTGAGTCTGTCCTCACCTGGGAAAATCAAGCCGAGCAAACGATCCCCCACCTGGTCCTGGGTCGCAATCTCCCTGGAGGTGCCTGGCAT TCCATCGAAGGCTCCATGGTGACCTTAAGCCAGGGCGAGTGGATGGGGCTCCCTGACCTGCAGTTTAAGGACTGGATGCGGAGGAAGCACAG GGGCCTTCGGGACAGCCGGGCTACAGCTGGGGACATTGCCCATTATTACCAGGACTATGTGGTAAAGAAGGGGCTCAGTCGCAACTTCTTCTGTGGCTCTGTGGTCACAGCCGTGGATATCGGGAACTCAGAGTCGGAGGAAAACAGGAGCCAGCAGGACGGGAGCCCCTTGTTCATGGTGAGTGGCTTTATGACCACCGAGGATGGAAGCCAGCAGCCCTTCAGTCTCCGTGCCCGCAACGTGGTCCTGGCCACGGGAACATCGGACAGTCCAGGCCGTCTAGACATCGTGGGAGAGGATCTTCCCTACGTTCACCATGAGCTCTCTGCCCTAGAAGAGGCCATGAAGACGGGGGCTGTGACCCCCGCCTCTGACCCTGTCCTCATTGTTGGGGCCGGGCTGTCGGCAGCTGACGCGGTCCTCTATGCTCGGCACTACCACCTCCCAGTGATCCATGCATTCCGCCGGCCCGTGGATGACCCTGGCCTCATCTTCAACCAGCTTCCCAAGAAGATGTACCCGGAGTACCAACAGGTGCACCAGATGATGCAGGAGAAGTCCATCCTCTCCTCCAGCACCTCCCGAGGCTACTTGAGCCTGCCTAAACACCAACCCCTGCTCTTCCAGGAGGACCGGCAGGCTGTGTTCCGGGACCAAAATGGGGAGCACAAGCTGTTCAGGGTCTCCCTTGTGCTGGTGCTCATCGGCTCCTACCCTGATCTCTCCTTCCTGGCCCATGGAGGCAGTGACCTGACTGTGGACCCAGACCAACCGCTCAACCCCAAGAGGAACCCCATTGAGGTCGACCCCTTCACCTACCAGAGCACCCGGCAGAGGGGCCTCTACGCCATCGGGCCCCTGGTGGGGGATAACTTTGTGAGATTTGTTCAGGGAGGGGCATTGGCTGTGGCCAGCTCCCTGCTAAAGGAGAATAGGAAGCCCCCCTAG